The following proteins are encoded in a genomic region of Mahella australiensis 50-1 BON:
- a CDS encoding GerMN domain-containing protein: protein MRRKSWFAVRLIALVILLVLSVMACSNQKSSEQQNSSNTGGQEQDVSKQQPQKTVATLYFTDKGFEKLVTESREIEVQPEQTLVEAVLKELFKGPRQPEHETAIPSNAKLLKVSQAENIVTVDVSKEFDAGDIQEIVARIMIANTLTELPGVKYVKFYKEGQEYIGASGEPLGLMTKMENLQEQQASETQAVDDTAAKKYNMILYFAGSQAMYVVPEVREVDVVGRRYAQTAIEELIKGPTMPGLYPTIPNGTKLRSIKVEDGTAIVDFSKEFKENHSGGSAGELMTINSIVNTLTEFPSIKSVKFLIDGKENETLAGHVVFDQPFTRNEDVIGQRIILYFGNKDANYLVPEYRDIQHNELNIVKRIVQELIKGPMEDGLEPTMPEGLSEKDVLNAKVSGDTAVINFSSNLKTKHKGGSAGETLTVYSIVNSITELPNIKRVQILIDGKVQDTLAGHMALDEPIMRNPNLIKEQ from the coding sequence ATGCGACGAAAAAGTTGGTTTGCTGTCAGGCTGATAGCATTAGTCATTCTATTGGTTTTATCAGTTATGGCCTGTTCTAACCAAAAATCCTCCGAGCAACAAAATTCTAGTAATACCGGTGGACAGGAACAGGATGTTTCAAAACAGCAACCTCAAAAAACTGTAGCCACTTTATATTTTACAGATAAAGGCTTTGAAAAATTGGTTACAGAAAGTCGTGAGATAGAGGTTCAGCCTGAGCAGACCCTTGTGGAAGCGGTGCTTAAAGAGCTTTTTAAAGGACCGCGCCAGCCTGAGCACGAAACGGCCATACCTTCAAATGCCAAGCTGTTAAAGGTGAGTCAGGCTGAAAATATCGTGACGGTAGATGTGTCAAAGGAGTTTGATGCAGGGGATATACAGGAAATAGTAGCCAGGATAATGATAGCCAATACTTTGACTGAATTGCCCGGTGTTAAGTATGTTAAATTTTATAAAGAAGGTCAAGAGTATATAGGTGCTAGTGGAGAGCCTCTAGGGTTAATGACCAAAATGGAGAATCTGCAAGAACAGCAAGCTTCAGAAACTCAAGCTGTGGACGATACTGCTGCTAAAAAATACAATATGATATTATATTTTGCGGGCAGCCAAGCCATGTATGTTGTGCCTGAAGTGCGAGAAGTGGACGTTGTCGGGCGGCGATATGCACAGACGGCCATAGAAGAGCTTATAAAAGGACCTACGATGCCGGGCTTATACCCAACTATACCGAATGGTACAAAGCTTAGGAGCATAAAAGTAGAAGACGGTACAGCTATAGTGGATTTCTCCAAAGAATTTAAGGAGAATCATTCCGGGGGCTCTGCCGGTGAATTGATGACTATAAATTCAATAGTCAATACTTTAACAGAGTTCCCATCGATAAAAAGTGTAAAGTTTTTGATAGATGGTAAGGAAAATGAAACTTTAGCCGGGCATGTTGTATTTGATCAGCCATTTACGAGAAATGAGGATGTGATAGGGCAGCGGATAATATTGTATTTTGGCAATAAAGATGCAAACTATCTGGTTCCAGAGTATCGCGATATTCAACACAATGAGCTAAATATTGTTAAGAGAATAGTTCAAGAGCTGATAAAGGGGCCTATGGAAGATGGATTGGAACCTACCATGCCGGAAGGTCTGAGTGAAAAAGATGTCCTGAATGCTAAAGTCAGCGGTGATACCGCTGTGATAAACTTTTCTTCTAACCTAAAAACCAAGCACAAGGGAGGTTCGGCAGGGGAGACGTTGACAGTGTATTCTATTGTCAATTCTATAACCGAGCTGCCCAATATAAAACGTGTGCAAATATTGATAGATGGCAAAGTGCAGGATACGTTAGCTGGGCATATGGCGCTGGATGAGCCTATAATGAGAAATCCAAATTTGATAAAAGAACAATAA
- the gatC gene encoding Asp-tRNA(Asn)/Glu-tRNA(Gln) amidotransferase subunit GatC: MRIKPEEVDYIAALSRLFLSEQEKNIYARHLSEILEHAERLSELDTDGVEPTAHVLPLRNIFRDDKVKPSLERDILLSNAPEVENGCFKVPRIVE; encoded by the coding sequence ATGAGAATAAAACCAGAGGAAGTAGATTATATAGCTGCTTTATCAAGGCTATTTTTATCGGAGCAGGAAAAAAACATATATGCCAGGCATCTTAGCGAAATATTGGAACACGCTGAGCGCTTGAGCGAATTGGATACTGACGGCGTTGAACCTACAGCGCATGTTTTGCCGTTAAGAAATATCTTTCGCGATGACAAAGTTAAACCGTCATTGGAGAGGGATATATTGCTGAGCAATGCGCCTGAAGTAGAAAATGGTTGCTTTAAAGTGCCTAGAATAGTGGAATGA